One segment of Manihot esculenta cultivar AM560-2 chromosome 4, M.esculenta_v8, whole genome shotgun sequence DNA contains the following:
- the LOC110614155 gene encoding calcineurin subunit B, which yields MGNTSSMLTQYDIEEVQRHCHNLFSQQEIVSLYKRFCQLDRNAKGFISADEFLSVPEFAMNPLSQRLLKMVDGLNFKDFVAFLSAFSAKASLEQKVGLIFKVYDTDGNGKVSFNDILEVLQDLSGSFMSDEQREKALCQVLKEAGYTRESYLMLNDFIKIFGHSGLKMEVEVPVD from the exons ATGGGGAATACCTCGTCTATGCTTACTCAATATGACATAGAAGAGGTTCAACGACACTGTCATAATCTAT TCTCCCAGCAAGAGATAGTGTCCTTGTATAAAAGATTTTGCCAGCTTGATCGCAATGCAAAAGGATTTATCTCAGCTGATGAGTTCTTGTCAGTGCCCGAGTTTGCAATGAATCCACTCTCCCAG AGGCTACTTAAAATGGTGGATGGTTTGAACTTTAAGGACTTTGTGGCATTCTTATCTGCATTTAGTGCTAAAGCAAGCTTGGAACAAAAAGTAGGAC TTATTTTCAAGGTATACGACACTGATGGTAATGGGAAAGTATCTTTCAATGACATATTAGAAGTCCTGCAAGATTTGTCTGGTTCTTTCATGTCTGATGAGCAAAGAGAG AAAGCGCTTTGCCAAGTTTTGAAGGAGGCAGGTTACACCAGGGAATCTTACTTGATGCTGAATGACTTCATTAAG ATTTTTGGACATTCTGGCCTAAAAATGGAGGTTGAAGTTCCAGTTGACTGA
- the LOC110613787 gene encoding protein SRG1 isoform X2: MAGVSILPAEVLLSKRVQEMVLNCEEPQPPYICRDDCTDTDVFVPPSQPPIIDFSILSPLESSTAQEELQKLRSALCSWGCFQAIGHGIPKSFLDKIRQVAREFFEQPMEEKKKHAKGVEEFEGYGADPVPAEGQSLDWSDRLFLDVYPEERRKPKFWPQNPRSFREILEEYTIKMKMFTEVVSKAMAKSLNLEENSFLDQFGTQAPLQARFNYYSCCQRPDLVLGLKAHADGSGYTIILQDDVEGLQVLEDKNWVTVPTISDALLILMGDQMEVGSQCPTFQIAT; this comes from the exons ATGGCCGGAGTTTCCATTCTTCCTGCTGAAGTTTTGCTATCAAAACGTGTCCAAGAGATGGTCCTCAATTGTGAAGAACCACAGCCACCTTATATATGTAGAGATGATTGCACAGACACAGATGTTTTTGTTCCGCCATCTCAGCCTCCTATTATAGACTTCAGCATCCTCTCTCCTTTGGAATCTTCAACCGCACAAGAAGAACTGCAGAAACTTAGATCAGCTCTTTGCTCATGGGGTTGCTTTCAG GCAATAGGTCATGGAATTCCAAAATCATTTCTAGATAAGATTCGACAAGTGGCAAGGGAGTTCTTCGAACAGCCTatggaagagaagaaaaagCATGCTAAAGGAGTTGAAGAGTTTGAAGGGTATGGAGCAGACCCTGTCCCTGCAGAAGGTCAGTCACTTGACTGGTCTGATCGCCTGTTTCTTGATGTGTACCCAGAAGAACGAAGGAAGCCCAAATTCTGGCCACAAAATCCAAGATCTTTCAG AGAAATCCTAGAAGAATACACTATAAAGATGAAAATGTTTACAGAGGTTGTCTCAAAAGCCATGGCAAAGTCATTGAATTTGGAGGAAAATAGTTTCCTGGATCAGTTCGGCACACAAGCACCTCTACAAGCAAGGTTTAACTACTACTCATGTTGTCAAAGACCAGATCTTGTTCTTGGCTTAAAAGCTCATGCAGATGGATCAGGGTACACCATTATCTTGCAGGATGATGTTGAAGGTCTGCAAGTATTAGAAGACAAGAACTGGGTCACAGTGCCCACCATTTCAGATGCCCTCCTAATCCTAATGGGGGATCAAATGGAGGTAGGGTCACAGTGCCCAACATTTCAGATTGCCACCTAA
- the LOC110614153 gene encoding uncharacterized protein LOC110614153 isoform X1, protein MFSLSFSTAVVSGNMERPRSSRLGAEILYALQKLKEILQQKNMQFALFELDVHSSKNNLSAAKNLKSNAGSSKLGADDAVEEKEEGMHKVLNSKKLLAQSRSSSSNRVEKMSLENSSRGKVYLNSDEGKQVVQGSEIEQLSKRLKFLEEESKIMRQEFLEQVEEKEKLVKEIYKQFQTIYRCL, encoded by the exons ATGTTCTCTCTATCCTTCAGCACTGCAGTTGTGTCAG GTAATATGGAACGGCCACGTTCTAGCAGACTTGGTGCTGAAATTTTGTATGCCTTGCAAAAACTTAAGGAGATTCTGCAGCAGAAGAATATGCAATTTGCGTTGTTTGAGTTGGATGTGCACTCCTCAAAAAACAATCTTTCTGCTGCTAAGAATTTGAAGAGTAATGCAGGTAGCAGCAAGCTTGGAGCGGATGATGCAGttgaagaaaaggaagaaggcaTGCATAAGGTACTAAACAGTAAAAAACTGTTAGCACAGTCAAGGTCATCTAGTTCGAATCGAGTAGAAAAGATGTCGCTAGAGAATTCTTCTAGAGGTAAGGTTTATCTTAATTCTGACGAAGGCAAACAAGTTGTGCAGGGTAGTGAAATCGAACAACTAAGCAAGCGATTGAAGTTTCTTGAAGAAGAAAGCAAGATAATGAGGCAAGAGTTTTTGGAACAAgtggaagaaaaggaaaaattgGTGAAAGAGATATACAAGCAGTTCCAAACTATATACCGTTGCCTTTAA
- the LOC110614153 gene encoding uncharacterized protein LOC110614153 isoform X2 yields MFSLSFSTAVVSGNMERPRSSRLGAEILYALQKLKEILQQKNMQFALFELDVHSSKNNLSAAKNLKSNAGSSKLGADDAVEEKEEGMHKGSEIEQLSKRLKFLEEESKIMRQEFLEQVEEKEKLVKEIYKQFQTIYRCL; encoded by the exons ATGTTCTCTCTATCCTTCAGCACTGCAGTTGTGTCAG GTAATATGGAACGGCCACGTTCTAGCAGACTTGGTGCTGAAATTTTGTATGCCTTGCAAAAACTTAAGGAGATTCTGCAGCAGAAGAATATGCAATTTGCGTTGTTTGAGTTGGATGTGCACTCCTCAAAAAACAATCTTTCTGCTGCTAAGAATTTGAAGAGTAATGCAGGTAGCAGCAAGCTTGGAGCGGATGATGCAGttgaagaaaaggaagaaggcaTGCATAAG GGTAGTGAAATCGAACAACTAAGCAAGCGATTGAAGTTTCTTGAAGAAGAAAGCAAGATAATGAGGCAAGAGTTTTTGGAACAAgtggaagaaaaggaaaaattgGTGAAAGAGATATACAAGCAGTTCCAAACTATATACCGTTGCCTTTAA